From Solwaraspora sp. WMMD1047, the proteins below share one genomic window:
- a CDS encoding glycosyltransferase produces MRIALISEHANPLAATGGSGAGGQHVHVAELSAALADDGHEVRVYTRHDAPGPPTTGPVGGPVGDGPVVVPVPVGPPHPTARGDLPAYLPEFGAWLGDRWRDGAWRPDVVHAHFWTSGVAALTASRRTGVPVVLTYHALGVALRDRGTGRQRRIGYERALGHGVHRVVAQCQQEVGDLIRMGVPRGRISVVPPGVDQRRFTPDGPRAARHAGRPRILTVGRLTEQQGMTDVIRAMRAVPEAECVVVGGPADATVADDPSARELRSLAEACGVAGRLRLVGAVSRDELPAWYRSADLVVAAARQEPFGLPPLEAMACGVPVVGTAVGGHPDTIVDGLTGDLVPPRDPVALGAAIRRLLRDPTTRFTYATAALDRVRSAYPWQRSAEQLVDIYATVGGLRAVA; encoded by the coding sequence ATGCGGATCGCGCTGATCTCGGAGCATGCCAACCCGCTCGCGGCTACCGGCGGTTCCGGCGCTGGCGGTCAACACGTCCACGTCGCGGAGCTGTCGGCCGCCCTGGCCGACGACGGACACGAGGTACGGGTCTACACCCGGCACGACGCACCCGGACCGCCGACCACCGGCCCGGTCGGCGGCCCGGTCGGCGACGGCCCGGTGGTCGTGCCGGTTCCCGTCGGTCCGCCGCACCCGACCGCGCGGGGTGACCTGCCGGCGTACCTGCCCGAGTTCGGCGCCTGGCTCGGCGACCGGTGGCGCGACGGTGCGTGGCGGCCGGACGTGGTCCACGCCCACTTCTGGACCAGCGGGGTCGCCGCGCTGACCGCCAGCCGGCGGACCGGCGTACCGGTGGTCCTGACCTACCACGCGCTCGGCGTCGCGTTGCGGGACCGGGGCACCGGTCGGCAGCGGCGGATCGGCTACGAGCGGGCGCTCGGCCACGGCGTGCACCGGGTGGTCGCACAGTGCCAGCAGGAGGTCGGCGACCTGATCCGGATGGGAGTTCCCCGGGGCCGGATCAGCGTCGTGCCGCCCGGCGTCGACCAGCGACGGTTCACCCCGGACGGTCCGCGGGCCGCCCGGCACGCCGGGCGGCCCCGCATCCTCACCGTCGGCCGGCTGACCGAGCAGCAGGGGATGACGGACGTCATCCGGGCGATGCGGGCGGTACCGGAGGCCGAGTGTGTGGTCGTCGGCGGCCCGGCGGACGCGACGGTGGCCGACGACCCGTCCGCGCGGGAGCTGCGCTCGCTCGCCGAAGCCTGCGGGGTCGCCGGCCGGCTCCGGCTGGTCGGCGCGGTGTCCCGCGACGAGCTGCCGGCCTGGTACCGGTCGGCGGACCTGGTGGTCGCCGCCGCTCGGCAGGAGCCGTTCGGGTTGCCGCCGCTGGAGGCGATGGCCTGCGGAGTACCGGTGGTGGGCACCGCCGTCGGTGGCCACCCCGACACGATCGTCGACGGGCTGACCGGCGACCTGGTCCCGCCGCGCGACCCGGTGGCGCTCGGCGCCGCGATCCGCCGGCTGCTGCGCGATCCGACCACCCGGTTCACCTACGCCACGGCCGCTCTGGACCGGGTCCGCTCCGCGTATCCGTGGCAGCGCAGCGCGGAGCAGCTCGTCGACATCTACGCGACGGTGGGTGGTCTCCGGGCGGTGGCCTGA
- a CDS encoding STAS domain-containing protein has product MNDAYSPLRDAAEPVLRIDIDPTPDNGVALRLLGDLDLDSAARLPRLVDSLLTDPAPDALTIDLSGLVFCDSSGIHALLNCRERVAEAGCRFAVVRPRPQVLRVLELTGVAALLGLSAGDAS; this is encoded by the coding sequence GTGAACGACGCCTATTCACCCCTGCGCGATGCCGCCGAACCCGTGCTGCGCATCGACATCGACCCCACACCGGACAACGGCGTGGCGCTGCGCCTGCTCGGCGACCTCGACCTGGACAGCGCGGCCAGGCTGCCCCGGCTTGTCGACTCGCTGCTGACCGACCCGGCCCCGGACGCGCTCACCATCGACCTGTCCGGTCTGGTCTTCTGCGACTCCTCCGGGATTCACGCGCTGCTCAACTGCCGGGAGCGGGTCGCCGAAGCGGGGTGCCGCTTCGCCGTGGTCCGACCCCGGCCCCAGGTGCTGCGGGTGTTGGAGCTCACCGGGGTCGCGGCGCTGCTCGGGCTGTCCGCCGGTGACGCCTCGTGA
- a CDS encoding GAF and ANTAR domain-containing protein, producing MSDTAPDRGNGPADPAPLLSRDDLAGRFGDLARTLHAETDVAHTLDAIVRAAVDTVPGAAHAGIMRVEGRSRITTPAATDKLVQQVDQVQYETGQGPCLTALYDEHTVRMPDVAQDGRWPEFAVGAQALGVGSMLSFQLYAADDAVGALNLYAPAPHAFDDGSEHVGLLFAAHAAVALANAEQHEQLTEAVRTRDLIGQAKGILMERYKLTGEQAFALLVRGSQQTNVKLRDLAEHLVHSGELTVRD from the coding sequence ATGTCCGACACAGCGCCCGATCGCGGCAACGGGCCCGCCGACCCGGCGCCGCTGCTCAGCCGCGACGATCTGGCCGGCCGGTTCGGCGACCTGGCTCGTACGCTGCATGCCGAGACCGACGTCGCGCACACCCTGGACGCGATCGTGCGGGCCGCCGTCGACACCGTGCCGGGTGCGGCGCACGCCGGCATCATGCGGGTGGAGGGCCGGTCGCGGATCACCACCCCGGCCGCCACCGACAAGCTTGTCCAACAGGTCGACCAGGTCCAGTACGAGACCGGGCAGGGCCCCTGCCTCACGGCGCTCTACGACGAGCACACGGTCCGGATGCCCGACGTCGCCCAGGACGGGCGCTGGCCGGAGTTCGCCGTCGGCGCGCAGGCCCTCGGCGTCGGGAGCATGCTGTCGTTTCAGCTCTACGCGGCTGACGACGCCGTCGGCGCGCTCAACCTCTACGCCCCGGCCCCGCACGCCTTCGACGACGGTTCCGAGCACGTCGGCCTGCTGTTCGCGGCCCACGCCGCGGTCGCGCTGGCCAACGCGGAGCAGCACGAGCAGCTGACCGAGGCGGTGCGTACCCGGGACCTGATCGGCCAGGCGAAGGGGATCCTGATGGAGCGCTACAAGCTGACCGGCGAGCAGGCCTTCGCACTGCTGGTCCGGGGCAGCCAGCAGACGAACGTCAAGCTGCGCGACCTCGCCGAGCACCTGGTCCACAGCGGGGAACTGACGGTGCGGGACTGA
- a CDS encoding SigB/SigF/SigG family RNA polymerase sigma factor: protein MPTTPYAGADDAREDLDTVALRYAADLTRLSPARRAAARDDLARQALPFVNRLARRYQGRGEPLDDLRQTARLGLVLAIDRYDPERGPFTAYATVTIVGELKRHFRDRGWGVHVPRRLRDLSRELTRFDADLTGRLARRPTVAELAAASGATVEDVLLARRSAEGYRPKSLDVPVTPERASLAEEIGDRDPDLESVDDRVTVARLLTELPAREREILSLRFYGNRTQAEIAAQCGISQMHVSRLLSQALTWLREAMLTDHSPVWSGYRPDPETYRLPLVRRMRAGVLTVGVGGEVDRDNAGQLTRALVGSAGRAGVDRVEVDLARLPLIDAAGTAALLAGYEAARSAGVAFRIIAPNRQVEQILRLAGLAPLVDR, encoded by the coding sequence ATGCCCACCACACCGTACGCCGGCGCCGATGACGCCCGGGAGGATCTCGACACGGTCGCCCTGCGGTACGCCGCCGACCTCACCAGGCTGTCCCCGGCCCGGCGGGCGGCGGCCCGGGACGACCTCGCCCGGCAGGCGTTGCCGTTCGTCAACCGGCTGGCCCGCCGTTACCAGGGCCGCGGCGAGCCGTTGGACGACCTGCGCCAGACCGCCCGGTTGGGGCTGGTGCTCGCGATCGACCGCTACGACCCGGAGCGCGGTCCGTTCACCGCGTACGCCACGGTCACCATCGTGGGCGAGCTCAAGCGGCACTTCCGGGACCGCGGGTGGGGGGTGCATGTGCCCCGCCGGCTGCGTGACCTGTCCCGGGAGCTGACCCGCTTCGACGCCGACCTGACCGGCCGGTTGGCGCGCCGCCCGACGGTGGCGGAGCTGGCGGCGGCGAGCGGCGCGACCGTCGAGGACGTGCTGCTGGCCCGCCGGTCGGCGGAGGGTTACCGGCCGAAGTCCCTCGACGTTCCGGTCACCCCGGAACGGGCCAGCCTGGCCGAGGAGATCGGCGACCGGGATCCCGACCTGGAGTCCGTCGACGACCGGGTCACCGTGGCCCGGCTGCTCACCGAGCTGCCGGCCCGGGAACGGGAGATCCTCAGCCTGCGGTTCTACGGCAACCGGACCCAGGCCGAGATCGCCGCCCAGTGCGGCATCTCACAGATGCACGTCTCCCGGCTGCTGTCGCAGGCCCTGACCTGGCTGCGGGAGGCGATGCTCACCGACCATTCCCCGGTGTGGAGCGGCTACCGCCCCGATCCGGAGACCTACCGGCTGCCGCTGGTCCGGCGGATGCGGGCGGGCGTGCTGACGGTCGGGGTCGGCGGCGAGGTGGACCGCGACAACGCCGGGCAGCTGACCCGGGCCCTGGTGGGGTCGGCCGGCCGGGCGGGGGTCGACCGGGTCGAGGTCGACCTGGCGCGGCTGCCGTTGATCGACGCGGCGGGCACCGCGGCGCTGCTGGCGGGCTACGAGGCGGCCCGGAGCGCCGGGGTCGCCTTCCGGATCATCGCGCCGAACCGGCAGGTCGAGCAGATCCTGCGGCTAGCCGGGCTGGCGCCGCTCGTCGACCGCTAG
- a CDS encoding ATP-binding protein, with the protein MSPMRCHVARHPAHTEVRLVGALDPSAAATVRRVLLSCLADRPDALIADLGQLRCETPAALSVLTEAATQAARWPQIPVLVYGAAPDAAAWLAPRLAVCATRAQALARIGTAPTRPSRCEDLLPVVGAARRARELTTEVCLRWRVPEPLVGPACVVVTELVANATVHAGTMMTLLLSSSDDRLQIALRDGSPALPVLNPPAPLAQASGRGLLLVDALGSGWGTLPVTGGGKLVWAVLDLAVDERRQPG; encoded by the coding sequence ATGTCCCCGATGCGCTGCCACGTCGCCCGACATCCCGCGCACACCGAGGTGCGCCTGGTCGGGGCGCTGGACCCGTCGGCCGCCGCGACGGTCCGGCGGGTCCTGCTGAGCTGCCTCGCCGATCGGCCCGACGCGCTTATCGCCGACCTCGGTCAGCTGCGGTGCGAGACGCCCGCCGCGCTGTCGGTGCTGACCGAGGCGGCCACCCAGGCGGCCCGCTGGCCGCAGATCCCGGTGCTGGTCTACGGCGCGGCCCCGGACGCGGCGGCCTGGCTGGCGCCGCGGCTGGCGGTCTGCGCCACCCGCGCGCAGGCGCTGGCCCGGATCGGCACGGCGCCGACCCGACCCAGCCGGTGCGAGGACCTGCTGCCGGTGGTCGGCGCGGCCCGCCGGGCCCGGGAGCTGACCACCGAGGTCTGCCTGCGCTGGCGAGTGCCCGAGCCGCTGGTCGGCCCGGCCTGCGTCGTCGTCACCGAACTGGTCGCGAACGCCACCGTCCACGCCGGAACGATGATGACCCTCCTGCTGTCCAGCTCCGACGACCGGCTGCAGATCGCACTGCGGGACGGCTCCCCGGCGCTGCCGGTGCTGAACCCGCCCGCGCCGTTGGCCCAGGCCAGCGGGCGCGGCCTGCTGCTTGTCGACGCGCTCGGCAGCGGCTGGGGGACGCTGCCGGTCACCGGCGGCGGCAAGCTGGTCTGGGCGGTGCTGGACCTAGCGGTCGACGAGCGGCGCCAGCCCGGCTAG
- a CDS encoding Hsp20/alpha crystallin family protein: MSTLSLWTRRDPFTEFDALVRTAFGPAQGRPAGFTPAAEVTRDGDDAVVRVELPGLDVEKDVTVEVDRGRLVVRGERRDTRTAEQGGRSLREVRYGSFQRSFRLPGHVTADAVSAAYDAGVLTVRVAGAHAGTDARRIAVTSGPAAVTGPADERPADQAA; encoded by the coding sequence ATGAGCACTCTGTCGTTGTGGACCCGTCGCGACCCGTTCACCGAGTTCGACGCGCTGGTGCGTACCGCCTTCGGTCCGGCGCAGGGCCGGCCCGCCGGCTTCACCCCGGCCGCCGAGGTCACCCGGGACGGCGACGACGCGGTGGTCCGCGTCGAACTGCCCGGCCTCGACGTCGAGAAGGACGTCACGGTCGAGGTCGACCGCGGCCGGCTGGTGGTCCGCGGCGAACGCCGCGACACCCGGACCGCGGAACAGGGCGGACGCAGCCTTCGTGAGGTGCGCTACGGCTCCTTCCAGCGGTCGTTCCGGCTGCCGGGTCACGTCACCGCCGACGCGGTGAGCGCCGCGTACGACGCGGGCGTGTTGACCGTGCGGGTCGCCGGAGCGCACGCCGGCACCGACGCCCGGCGGATCGCCGTGACCAGCGGACCGGCCGCGGTGACCGGCCCGGCCGACGAGCGACCGGCGGACCAGGCCGCCTGA
- a CDS encoding ABC transporter ATP-binding protein, whose translation MLIRLLRDHLRPYRRPIVIVVLLQLVGTIASLYLPSLNGDLIDRGIAVGDTGYILRAGGWMLVVTAVQMACSIAAVFYGARTAMAVGRDLRSAVFHQVGRFSARELGQFGAPSLITRSTNDVQQVQMLVVLTFTMLVAAPIMCVGGIVMALREDVGLSWLMVVSVPLLAVVVSLIVRRMVPLFRAMQARIDTVNRVLREQITGVRVVRAFVREPAETQRFATANQELTSAALRTGRLQALIFPVVMLVLNASSVAVLWFGAGRVDAGQIQVGSLTAFLSYLMQILMSVMMATFMLMMVPRAAVSAERIVEVLDTESSVAPPTRPVAAPSVRGAGPGAGGVEFRRVAFQYPGAAAPVLRDISLRAAAGTTTAIIGSTGAGKTTLLSMVPRLFDATAGAVLVGGVDVRELDQEDLRGRIGMVPQRPYLFTGTVASNLRYGRPDATDEELWAALEVAQARDFVERLPAGLAAPIAQGGTNVSGGQRQRLAIARALVRQPEIYLFDDSFSALDLGTDARLRAALRPVTADAAVLLVAQRVSTIIDADQIVVLENGVVVGVGRHADLLDDCPTYAEIVASQLTVGAST comes from the coding sequence TTGCTGATCCGACTGCTCCGTGACCACCTGCGGCCGTACCGCCGGCCGATCGTCATCGTGGTGCTGCTGCAGCTGGTCGGCACGATCGCCTCGCTCTACCTGCCCAGCCTGAACGGCGATCTCATCGACCGGGGGATCGCCGTCGGCGACACCGGCTACATCCTGCGGGCCGGCGGCTGGATGCTCGTCGTCACCGCCGTCCAGATGGCCTGCTCGATCGCCGCCGTCTTCTACGGGGCACGCACCGCGATGGCCGTCGGCCGGGATCTTCGGTCGGCGGTCTTCCACCAGGTCGGGCGCTTCTCCGCGCGCGAGCTCGGACAGTTCGGCGCCCCCTCGCTGATCACCCGCAGCACCAACGACGTCCAGCAGGTGCAGATGCTGGTCGTGCTGACCTTCACGATGCTGGTGGCCGCCCCGATCATGTGCGTCGGCGGCATCGTCATGGCGTTGCGCGAGGACGTCGGACTGTCCTGGCTGATGGTGGTGAGCGTGCCACTGCTCGCAGTGGTCGTGAGCCTGATCGTGCGCCGGATGGTGCCGCTGTTCCGGGCGATGCAGGCCCGGATCGACACCGTCAACCGGGTGCTGCGCGAACAGATCACCGGCGTCCGGGTGGTCCGGGCGTTCGTCCGCGAGCCGGCCGAGACGCAGCGGTTCGCGACCGCCAACCAGGAGCTGACCTCCGCGGCGCTGCGGACCGGCCGGCTGCAGGCGCTGATCTTCCCGGTGGTGATGCTGGTCCTGAACGCCTCCAGTGTGGCGGTCCTCTGGTTCGGCGCCGGCCGGGTCGACGCCGGGCAGATCCAGGTCGGCTCGCTCACCGCGTTCCTCAGCTATCTCATGCAGATCCTGATGTCGGTGATGATGGCGACCTTCATGCTGATGATGGTGCCGCGGGCGGCGGTCTCGGCCGAGCGGATCGTCGAGGTGCTCGACACCGAGTCGTCGGTGGCGCCGCCCACCCGGCCGGTGGCCGCGCCGTCGGTGCGCGGCGCCGGCCCCGGGGCCGGCGGTGTGGAGTTCCGGCGGGTCGCGTTCCAGTACCCGGGCGCCGCGGCGCCGGTGTTGCGGGACATCTCGCTGCGGGCCGCGGCGGGCACCACGACCGCGATCATCGGCAGCACCGGCGCGGGCAAGACCACCCTGCTGTCGATGGTGCCCCGGCTCTTCGACGCGACCGCGGGGGCGGTCCTGGTCGGCGGCGTCGACGTGCGGGAACTCGACCAGGAGGACCTGCGGGGGCGGATCGGGATGGTCCCGCAGCGGCCCTACCTGTTCACCGGGACGGTCGCCAGCAACCTGCGCTACGGCCGGCCGGACGCCACCGACGAGGAGCTGTGGGCGGCGCTGGAGGTGGCCCAGGCCCGGGACTTCGTCGAGCGGCTGCCGGCCGGCCTGGCGGCGCCGATCGCCCAGGGCGGCACGAACGTCTCCGGCGGTCAGCGGCAACGGCTGGCGATCGCGCGGGCGCTGGTCCGGCAACCGGAGATCTACCTCTTCGACGACTCGTTCTCCGCGCTCGACCTCGGCACCGACGCCCGGTTGCGGGCGGCCCTGCGACCGGTGACCGCCGACGCCGCCGTCCTGCTCGTCGCCCAGCGGGTCTCCACGATCATCGACGCCGACCAGATCGTCGTGCTGGAGAACGGCGTCGTGGTCGGGGTCGGCCGGCACGCCGACCTGCTCGACGACTGCCCCACCTATGCCGAGATCGTGGCGTCCCAGCTCACCGTCGGGGCCTCGACGTGA